In Nocardia terpenica, the genomic window ATCGGCGTCGATGGGGGCGGTGTTCTCCTCGTCCCACGCCTGCCTGCGCTCCTCCAGCAGGCGCAGCAGGGTGGCGATGTCGGACTCGTCGCGCCGCTGGGCGGCCAGGCGCGCGGCGGTGGTGTCGAGGGCCTGGCGCAGCTCCAGCACGTCGCGCTGCTGGGCGTCGGCGAAATACTTGGCCAGCGTGCCGCCTAGGTCCGAAATCGCGGTCACGTAGGTGCCCGAGCCCTGACGGCGCTCCAGCATCCCGGCATGGACGAGGGCCTGCACCGCCTCGCGGACGGTGTTGCGGCCGGTGCCGGTGAGTTCGGTCAGCTCCGGTTCGGTGGGGATTCGGGAGCCGACGGCCCAACGGCCGGAACGGATTTCGGCACGCAGCTGATCGGTCACCTGGGCGATGAGGCTGGTGCGGCGGACGGGTTGCACGCCCATAGAGTACCCCGCG contains:
- a CDS encoding FadR/GntR family transcriptional regulator: MQPVRRTSLIAQVTDQLRAEIRSGRWAVGSRIPTEPELTELTGTGRNTVREAVQALVHAGMLERRQGSGTYVTAISDLGGTLAKYFADAQQRDVLELRQALDTTAARLAAQRRDESDIATLLRLLEERRQAWDEENTAPIDADVELHRAIVVASHNAVYLEFYDSLLPVIEQGIRTHTAKSGDSFHAEHAELVHAIIDGDPERAARAAKCFLSSLIAEYPDY